The Heyndrickxia vini genome contains a region encoding:
- a CDS encoding Lrp/AsnC family transcriptional regulator, with the protein MTLDEKVIRILEIIEDNARIPLNTLAKMVNLSEAEVTDIIKDLEKRNIIASYISVINWSKLTEQEMVTAMIDVKVTPKRGVGFDDVAERIYRFPQVKSVYLMSGAFDLSVEVEGKTMLEVASFVSDKLATIESVLSTSTHFILKKFKHDGVILGENEKDRRMIIQP; encoded by the coding sequence ATCACTTTGGATGAAAAAGTCATAAGAATTTTAGAAATTATTGAAGATAATGCACGAATCCCTTTAAATACATTAGCAAAAATGGTGAATTTATCGGAAGCTGAAGTGACCGACATTATTAAGGATTTGGAAAAAAGGAATATTATTGCGAGTTATATTTCCGTAATTAATTGGTCAAAATTGACGGAGCAAGAAATGGTGACTGCGATGATTGATGTTAAGGTGACGCCTAAGCGAGGCGTTGGATTTGATGATGTTGCCGAACGTATTTATCGTTTTCCACAAGTTAAGTCTGTCTATTTAATGAGTGGCGCATTCGACCTGTCTGTCGAGGTAGAAGGGAAAACGATGCTAGAGGTTGCAAGTTTTGTCTCAGATAAACTAGCGACTATTGAATCTGTGCTTTCCACTTCAACACATTTTATTTTAAAAAAGTTTAAGCACGATGGTGTTATACTTGGTGAAAATGAAAAAGATCGAAGGATGATTATACAACCATGA
- a CDS encoding SH3 domain-containing protein, protein MKKRVIVTGLCFAALSTITLEKTAQAAESPSLPNSQNTVKFVNVDSGSSLIVRSKPSMSATVLSKLAKGKTVTVLSESKGWSKIKINGKTGYVSSKYLAANTKKIDSVQKPPVKKVTPVKTITKYVAVDAGSFLNMRNKSSTSGSVIAKLAKGTKVSVLSESKGWSKITANGKTGYVSSEFLIIKTTKPNIPVKPTTKPATPVKTVTKYVEVDAGTTVNMRSKASASASIVAKLSKGTKVAVLSESNGWSKITSNGKTGFVSSKNLVTSKPIETVPKTKYVNIASVSGISMYVSPSTNSSVIINIAKGVSVLVYSESNGWSKIKAYGKTGYVKSTLLSEKKPIPDNNQGNPNDNAATGTIKYVNVDSGSNLNMRSSASVNATIIAKLTRGTAVTYFSESNGWAKVTANGKTGYVSAQFLTTKLQDSTNDSKTTTYTQYNLTLDDMVMIQMAANAQTDNKYRTYIREDALKMDSASKPTVGVVQGSDWNVRGGAGTNFWSVGQVAKGTSLPIISSVKGSDGYTWYEVNYKKTWVNASPDDVKYYLDPSNFVNDPIKSLQFINLSKSTNLQATEVNDRILSGKGILSGKAYSFITAGNQFGINEMYLISHALLETGNGSSQLANGVQVNGKTVYNMYGIGAYDTDPIIGGANFAYNAGWFTPEQAIIGGAQFIANGYINAGQNTLYKMRWNPAGANLTGKATHQYATDIGWAEKQIVQIHNLYSLVSSYSLIFEIPVYK, encoded by the coding sequence TTGAAGAAAAGGGTTATCGTTACGGGCCTTTGTTTTGCTGCATTATCCACGATTACATTAGAAAAAACAGCTCAGGCAGCGGAGTCTCCAAGCCTACCTAATTCACAAAATACGGTTAAATTTGTAAATGTTGATTCAGGATCATCTTTAATAGTACGTAGCAAACCATCAATGAGCGCCACAGTTCTATCAAAATTGGCCAAAGGAAAAACCGTGACGGTGCTATCTGAATCTAAAGGTTGGTCAAAAATTAAAATAAACGGAAAAACAGGGTACGTAAGTAGTAAATATTTGGCGGCGAATACAAAAAAAATAGATTCAGTACAAAAACCACCTGTGAAAAAAGTAACTCCAGTGAAAACGATCACAAAGTATGTTGCTGTGGATGCAGGATCATTTTTAAATATGCGGAATAAATCGTCAACAAGTGGTTCAGTTATTGCCAAACTTGCCAAGGGAACAAAAGTTAGTGTCTTATCAGAATCCAAAGGCTGGTCAAAAATTACCGCCAACGGAAAAACTGGATATGTAAGCAGTGAATTTTTGATAATTAAAACGACGAAGCCAAATATTCCAGTAAAGCCTACAACTAAACCTGCCACACCTGTGAAAACTGTCACGAAATATGTAGAAGTTGATGCGGGTACGACCGTGAACATGCGAAGTAAAGCTTCTGCAAGTGCATCCATTGTCGCAAAGCTATCGAAAGGTACAAAAGTCGCTGTCTTATCAGAATCTAATGGCTGGTCGAAAATTACCTCAAATGGAAAAACAGGATTTGTAAGTAGCAAAAATTTAGTAACATCAAAGCCAATTGAAACTGTCCCGAAAACAAAGTATGTCAACATTGCATCGGTTTCCGGAATAAGCATGTATGTAAGCCCTTCAACAAATTCATCCGTTATTATCAATATCGCAAAAGGGGTCTCAGTACTTGTCTATTCAGAGTCTAATGGCTGGTCAAAAATTAAAGCATACGGTAAAACAGGCTACGTAAAATCAACTCTATTATCAGAAAAGAAACCAATTCCAGATAATAATCAAGGAAATCCAAATGATAATGCAGCCACTGGAACGATAAAATATGTTAATGTGGATTCGGGATCGAACCTAAATATGCGTTCATCCGCTTCTGTAAATGCGACTATTATTGCTAAATTAACTAGGGGAACGGCTGTCACATATTTTTCAGAAAGTAATGGTTGGGCAAAAGTTACTGCGAATGGGAAGACTGGTTATGTGAGTGCACAATTTTTAACAACAAAATTACAAGATTCAACGAATGATTCGAAAACAACCACCTATACTCAATACAATCTTACTTTAGATGATATGGTCATGATTCAAATGGCAGCGAATGCGCAAACAGATAATAAATACCGTACATATATTAGAGAAGATGCATTGAAAATGGATTCTGCTTCTAAACCGACGGTAGGAGTGGTGCAAGGTAGCGACTGGAACGTAAGAGGCGGAGCTGGGACGAATTTTTGGTCTGTCGGTCAAGTCGCTAAAGGGACAAGTCTTCCCATTATTTCATCTGTTAAAGGTTCAGACGGTTATACATGGTATGAAGTAAATTATAAAAAGACATGGGTTAATGCCAGCCCGGATGATGTTAAATACTATTTGGATCCAAGTAATTTCGTTAATGATCCAATTAAATCATTGCAATTTATTAATCTATCAAAATCAACTAATCTTCAAGCGACAGAAGTAAATGATCGAATTCTTTCGGGAAAAGGTATATTAAGTGGCAAAGCATATTCTTTTATCACTGCAGGGAACCAATTTGGAATCAATGAAATGTATTTAATCTCTCATGCTTTGTTAGAGACAGGAAATGGAAGTTCACAGCTAGCTAATGGTGTCCAAGTAAATGGAAAAACCGTCTATAATATGTACGGGATCGGAGCTTATGACACTGATCCGATTATTGGCGGTGCGAATTTTGCCTATAATGCAGGCTGGTTTACACCTGAACAAGCGATAATTGGCGGAGCACAGTTTATTGCTAATGGCTATATCAATGCCGGACAGAATACGCTATATAAAATGAGATGGAATCCTGCTGGCGCGAACTTAACTGGAAAAGCAACACACCAGTACGCAACTGATATTGGCTGGGCCGAGAAACAAATCGTCCAAATACACAATTTATATAGTTTAGTAAGTTCCTATTCTCTCATATTTGAAATTCCTGTCTATAAATAA
- a CDS encoding CsbD family protein: protein MSGKDDQVKGKLNQAKGEIEKAWGKVTSDDGKVAQGEFDKGKGKVQEKVGKIKDTFSK, encoded by the coding sequence ATGAGTGGAAAAGACGATCAAGTAAAAGGGAAACTAAATCAGGCTAAAGGAGAAATTGAAAAAGCCTGGGGGAAAGTGACAAGTGATGACGGAAAAGTAGCGCAAGGAGAATTCGACAAAGGAAAAGGGAAAGTACAAGAAAAGGTTGGGAAAATAAAGGATACTTTTTCTAAGTAA
- a CDS encoding CHASE3 domain-containing protein, translating to MGKKRRFGIRAKIVTGNLIVVLCLIASIILVNNHVSSLQKERNYIINHDITVHDFTNRIEKRLLDMETSQRGYIISGNEDYLKPYQEAESKWEDEYSQLYALLSDNPKQQTKLKTIKTKINHWIRTAGDPTIKLKKENKTKELNQFFSSGNGHKDMDEIRTQFDTFRNTEKSLTNNRAEKLDKQNAILSLGLFGLIILLTVIALGAAIMVSKSIINTVNEVVHTIKQMATTKGNIEKRINVKTNDEIKDLSDATNSLVDVLSQRNWLQRKIADIVKMYQGVSSLNVLNEKFVAGMTKVTDASFGALYLREEKGEDVRFIKKAVYADPHEEIGRESFALGQGIIGQCAAEKEVKVINQIPGNYRFITSALGDIEPRSILIAPITFEGKTIAVLELASLHEFTSIQQNLVDEVLSTFGLTMHSVMGRMEIERLLKESQAMTEELQAQSEELQTQSEELNMQSEELRMINEQLEERTEEAEERTRELEVAKEELEAKARQLTLSSKYKSEFMANMSHELRTPLNSILILSEMLAENSDNNLSEENAEFARVIHTSGKDLLALINDVLDLSKVEAGKLDMVFAEMNMSELPSHLERNFSHIAKQKELDFHILIDENVPNIFYTDEKRFQQIIKNLLSNAFKFTTTGSISVAIRPVEEAVVSRWLRIEGAEYWVEITVKDTGIGIPKDKQALVFEAFQQADGATVRKYGGTGLGLSISREFAQLLGGKISLQSEEGVGSVFKLYLPSLPNGLQMIDTIEESAEIAATSLQESVMILEEEETFMLENELPSRDQKSVFSGKNVLIVDDDNRNIFALKTALKKEGMNIITANDGVECLEIMKEKSDFDIILMDIMMPGMDGYDTMRRIREDEAYESLPIIALTAKAMRDDREKCLEAGASDYISKPLELEQLFSVMRVWLTR from the coding sequence ATGGGGAAGAAGAGAAGATTCGGAATTCGTGCGAAAATCGTAACTGGTAATCTCATCGTTGTTCTGTGTCTAATTGCTTCAATTATTTTGGTGAACAATCATGTTTCATCCCTCCAGAAAGAAAGAAATTATATTATCAATCACGATATTACTGTACATGATTTTACCAATCGAATTGAAAAGCGGTTATTAGATATGGAAACAAGCCAGCGTGGTTATATTATTTCGGGTAATGAAGATTATCTTAAACCATATCAAGAGGCTGAATCCAAATGGGAAGACGAATATAGCCAATTATATGCGCTGTTGTCTGATAATCCAAAACAACAAACAAAGTTGAAAACTATTAAAACGAAAATTAATCATTGGATTCGTACGGCAGGGGATCCGACGATAAAGTTAAAAAAAGAAAACAAGACGAAAGAACTTAATCAATTTTTTTCATCCGGGAATGGACATAAAGATATGGATGAAATCCGAACACAATTTGATACATTTCGTAATACAGAAAAAAGTTTAACGAATAATCGAGCAGAGAAACTAGACAAACAAAATGCAATATTATCGCTTGGTTTATTCGGCCTAATCATTCTGCTTACAGTTATCGCTCTTGGAGCAGCAATTATGGTTTCTAAATCTATTATTAACACTGTTAATGAAGTAGTCCATACAATTAAACAGATGGCAACGACAAAAGGAAATATTGAAAAGCGGATAAATGTGAAAACAAATGATGAAATTAAAGATCTAAGTGACGCAACGAATTCTTTAGTGGATGTGCTGAGCCAACGGAATTGGCTGCAAAGGAAAATTGCTGATATTGTGAAAATGTATCAAGGTGTTTCCTCTTTAAATGTCCTTAACGAGAAATTTGTTGCCGGAATGACGAAGGTTACTGATGCTTCATTCGGTGCACTTTATCTCCGTGAAGAAAAAGGAGAAGATGTTCGTTTTATAAAAAAAGCGGTTTACGCAGACCCACATGAGGAAATAGGAAGAGAAAGCTTTGCTTTAGGGCAAGGTATTATTGGTCAATGTGCTGCAGAAAAAGAAGTGAAGGTGATCAATCAGATACCTGGAAACTATCGATTCATTACTTCTGCATTAGGTGACATTGAACCACGAAGTATTTTAATTGCGCCGATTACGTTCGAAGGGAAAACAATAGCTGTATTAGAGTTAGCTAGCCTTCATGAATTTACGTCTATCCAGCAAAATCTTGTTGACGAAGTATTAAGTACATTTGGTCTAACCATGCATAGTGTGATGGGCAGAATGGAAATTGAAAGATTGCTAAAAGAATCGCAGGCAATGACAGAAGAGCTTCAGGCCCAATCAGAAGAGCTGCAAACGCAGTCGGAAGAACTCAATATGCAGTCTGAAGAACTGCGGATGATCAATGAACAATTAGAAGAACGAACAGAAGAGGCGGAAGAAAGAACAAGAGAATTAGAAGTAGCGAAAGAAGAATTAGAGGCAAAAGCTAGACAGCTTACGCTTAGCTCGAAATATAAATCTGAATTCATGGCTAACATGTCTCATGAATTGCGCACGCCATTAAATAGTATTTTGATCCTCTCAGAAATGCTTGCTGAAAACAGTGATAATAATCTTTCAGAAGAGAATGCTGAATTTGCTCGAGTGATTCATACATCAGGAAAAGATTTACTTGCCTTAATTAATGATGTTCTTGATTTATCAAAGGTAGAAGCCGGGAAGCTTGATATGGTGTTTGCTGAAATGAATATGAGTGAACTGCCATCCCATCTTGAACGAAACTTTTCACATATTGCCAAACAAAAAGAACTTGATTTTCACATCTTAATCGATGAAAACGTGCCAAATATTTTTTATACAGACGAAAAACGGTTTCAACAAATCATTAAAAATCTGTTATCGAATGCATTTAAATTTACGACAACCGGATCAATATCCGTCGCCATTCGACCTGTAGAAGAAGCTGTTGTTTCTAGGTGGCTAAGGATCGAAGGGGCCGAATATTGGGTAGAAATTACGGTTAAAGACACAGGCATTGGTATTCCAAAAGATAAACAAGCCCTTGTGTTTGAAGCGTTTCAACAAGCAGATGGCGCAACTGTCAGAAAATATGGTGGAACAGGTCTTGGGTTATCGATTTCCCGTGAATTTGCACAATTGCTTGGAGGGAAAATTTCGCTACAAAGTGAAGAAGGTGTAGGAAGTGTATTTAAACTATATCTTCCAAGCCTGCCGAATGGATTACAAATGATAGATACTATTGAAGAATCAGCGGAAATTGCCGCAACTAGTCTTCAAGAAAGTGTGATGATTCTTGAAGAAGAAGAGACATTTATGTTAGAAAATGAATTACCTTCAAGAGATCAAAAGAGTGTGTTTAGCGGGAAGAATGTGTTAATTGTTGATGATGATAATCGGAATATCTTTGCATTAAAAACGGCACTGAAAAAAGAAGGAATGAACATCATCACAGCAAATGATGGGGTAGAATGTCTCGAGATTATGAAAGAAAAAAGTGACTTTGATATTATTCTGATGGATATTATGATGCCGGGCATGGATGGGTACGATACGATGCGGCGTATCCGTGAGGACGAAGCATATGAATCATTACCAATTATCGCTTTAACGGCGAAAGCAATGAGAGATGACCGTGAAAAATGCTTAGAAGCCGGGGCTTCAGATTACATTAGTAAGCCACTGGAACTTGAGCAACTTTTCTCAGTGATGAGGGTCTGGCTAACAAGATAG
- a CDS encoding cell wall hydrolase, whose amino-acid sequence MKNILLKSIVVACVATTAFIGIQNRTAEAFTGHRAVDSDRAWDTEQQNKETTSNIDQGQKNNQTEVQIKKMAQIPDKSKVLAKKSVKQFIKKREEKNGVSISANEKDLLARLVEAEAKGESYKGKVAVATVVLNRVDSPDFPNTITSVIKQVVGHSYAFSPVQNGEIKKPASSETKEAVNQALTRKNRLHGSVFFYNPKIATDKWIRSRKVVTTIGNHVFLK is encoded by the coding sequence ATGAAAAACATATTATTGAAATCCATTGTTGTAGCATGTGTAGCTACAACTGCTTTTATAGGTATACAAAACCGAACTGCCGAGGCGTTTACAGGACATCGAGCAGTAGATTCGGATCGTGCTTGGGATACTGAACAACAAAACAAAGAAACTACTTCAAATATAGATCAAGGACAAAAGAACAACCAAACTGAGGTTCAAATAAAAAAAATGGCACAAATACCTGATAAATCAAAGGTATTAGCAAAAAAGTCAGTTAAACAATTCATAAAAAAACGTGAAGAAAAAAATGGTGTTTCTATTTCTGCAAATGAGAAAGATTTATTAGCTCGTCTAGTAGAAGCAGAAGCAAAGGGTGAATCGTATAAAGGAAAAGTAGCAGTTGCCACTGTTGTTTTAAATCGCGTTGATTCGCCAGATTTCCCTAACACGATTACAAGTGTTATTAAACAAGTAGTGGGCCATAGTTATGCTTTCTCACCCGTTCAAAATGGAGAAATAAAAAAACCCGCATCATCCGAAACAAAAGAAGCAGTAAATCAAGCATTAACGAGAAAAAATCGATTACACGGATCAGTCTTTTTCTATAATCCTAAAATTGCCACAGATAAATGGATCCGATCACGTAAAGTAGTAACTACAATAGGAAATCATGTGTTTTTAAAATAA
- a CDS encoding SDR family oxidoreductase: protein MQNNNRSRSNKQEPQQNYLEPDIQSEMSPHPKIDNNNDKGSGKLKGKVAIITGGDSGIGQAVALAFAKEGADVAIVYYEAHSDAEKTKQLVEEQGQKCIAMAGDVGDDRFCTEVVDQTIEQLGRLDILVNNAGEQHVCERIEDITNEQLERTFRTNIFSMFYLTKAAMKHLGEGSSIINTTSITAYKGNPLLLDYSSTKGAIVSFTRSLSQNQEIVDKGIRVNGVAPGPIWTPLIPATFPEDKLENWGKGNPMKRPGQPKELAPSYVFLASEDASYISGQVIHVNGGQVVNG from the coding sequence ATGCAAAACAATAATCGTTCTCGTTCAAATAAGCAGGAGCCACAACAAAATTATCTCGAACCTGATATTCAATCCGAAATGAGCCCACATCCAAAAATAGATAATAATAATGATAAGGGAAGTGGAAAATTAAAAGGAAAAGTTGCCATAATAACTGGTGGTGATAGTGGAATCGGCCAAGCTGTTGCTTTAGCGTTTGCAAAGGAGGGGGCTGATGTGGCGATTGTCTATTATGAGGCGCATAGTGATGCAGAAAAAACAAAACAACTTGTGGAAGAACAAGGTCAAAAATGTATCGCGATGGCAGGTGACGTTGGTGACGACCGGTTTTGTACGGAGGTCGTAGATCAAACCATTGAACAATTGGGTCGTCTAGACATCCTTGTAAACAATGCAGGAGAACAGCATGTTTGCGAGCGAATCGAAGATATAACAAATGAGCAGCTTGAACGAACTTTCAGAACGAATATTTTCTCTATGTTTTATTTAACAAAAGCCGCTATGAAACACTTAGGAGAAGGTAGTTCAATTATTAATACAACCTCAATTACTGCTTATAAGGGAAACCCGCTATTGCTCGATTATTCATCAACCAAAGGTGCAATCGTTTCATTCACTCGTTCATTATCCCAAAATCAAGAGATTGTAGACAAAGGAATTCGTGTCAATGGTGTTGCTCCGGGACCGATTTGGACACCTTTAATACCTGCAACTTTCCCAGAAGACAAATTGGAAAATTGGGGTAAAGGAAATCCAATGAAACGTCCGGGTCAGCCGAAGGAGTTGGCACCATCCTATGTATTTCTTGCTTCCGAAGATGCATCCTATATTTCAGGACAAGTGATTCATGTTAACGGCGGACAAGTGGTCAATGGTTAA